The Drosophila mauritiana strain mau12 chromosome 2R, ASM438214v1, whole genome shotgun sequence genome has a segment encoding these proteins:
- the LOC117138371 gene encoding uncharacterized protein LOC117138371 isoform X1, producing the protein MALNKRKSPYSDPISGAEVDYKLSCRCCLKTNVEYVKLDSVSVARSLDPADATEKIPLLRCLLFCVSADNAPELPQHICIECSKSLQIAYYFLQNALRAHEILCRKLCPKVTRRLNGTFAHELEKPASAEPAQPLKTMRHECQVCGVVVYNRLELKQHIRQHAEGLSYNCKLCSFTSLKQRVLFEHYVTRHNMPLSQAEEHVKSKHFPAPKEEEVKAVCTLEDMELLIPTVLRPEDYVQPHPNIDNDQLRDIDHQLAVSMGEPVPAVDSLTSTLPPMDTPNVSIGTEYLVLPDGSLQQVNGSGVVIEYIDDSKPNSSGNVNISLQNLLSSHNDPMEIDVNELIVEETMPQIRIKPKPAVIGTSIHKHKCKLCPKTFSTVARLKSHQLTHNTLPKFFCDQCDFYSLRSADLIQHYKMVHHRFNENGKAGKEQAQVAESRVYSCDMCLFETSTVSQLRIHYKERHTVQPTEVQLRPSWTGESTTTRGVPAKQQTPAKISNHTDIPLGIKYPPGVLETQAAVQQPVVHQQMHDPVQQTEPMATTSTTITESGDINVVVDATPLFYAATSNSLLATNPTPVTTVEETTGAASNHAFGIFPEISESNLPVNEAVPQAPANTSNISMFGDMQDFIDNTDVAAICTIPADDMPVVDGDDIVIDNNNISLDFDAENLFEDFEEEEDTVADEEDEADNEDENDNNDAATDQNLLLTSDDDDVDDFDDEQSKHLQKPYCIYCNKKFTSQYKFENHMFVHRGLAPYRCELCTNLYNMKRLLIRHYKTVHKRMPTRDMVQAKGDKVSVARTNIEKLYPGRIKNPMLMCAKCPFECESDSEMRKHLNAHHGINDGVSEHANEVFIIRKLPFECPRCIRSFAAKTTLSRHLQRSHLVDTIIEMQTSHCGEANTTTMATSSSTIPGPVNSVTVDGQHNEMMQTDVGAEKMTEALGNGDGNEEAGTDEGSGENAEPAVPEEELDPVTLDAATAVTTTAIAAAISAAAAAAATSLESPVATTASSSTTLFPTPTPFDFEYDIMRDEAQQSSPNIHDVSKALSDNASSSSPINESDKLLSTTALETSPAKGLRSNSRLHRSSLHMCKLCNQTFDELGKLVKHEMELHSNTERSRWGYQHKCAICNTTYRTLTLLKFHMKRHSNRKTQCKLCPKTCVTIAELERHTKAKHSKDKTLRCSMDGCRKTFAFKHHLIRHQKASHLSTRYICPVCNKEEKSNVHLKNHMSVHKGEITYKCPKCDRSYLRRGRLVTHVLLIHNLQLTTEELENVSSLAKNQAKPNDLKDATPVELLDGRKDASGASEENGQS; encoded by the exons ATGGCGCTGAACAAAAGGAAGAGCCCGTACTCGGACCCAATTTCGGGCGCCGAAGTGGACTACAAGTTGTCTTGTCGCTGCTGCTTGAAGACGAACGTGGAGTACGTCAAACTGGACTCGGTATCGGTGGCGCGTAGTCTGGACCCTGCGGACGCCACTGAGAAGATACCGCTCCTTCGCTGCCTGCTCTTCTGCGTGAGCGCCGATAATGCGCCGGAGCTGCCGCAGCACATCTGTATCGAGTGCAGCAAGAGCCTGCAGATAGCTTACTACTTCCTTCAGAATGCGCTGCGTGCCCACGAGATCCTGTGCCGGAAACTGTGTCCCAAGGTCACAAGGAGACTGAATGGCACTTTCGCTCACGAACTGGAAAAGCCAGCGTCTGCAGAG CCGGCACAGCCCCTAAAGACCATGCGGCACGAGTGTCAGGTCTGCGGAGTAGTGGTTTACAATCGCCTGGAGCTCAAGCAGCACATACGCCAGCATGCAG AGGGTCTTTCGTACAACTGCAAGTTGTGCAGCTTCACGTCGTTGAAACAACGCGTTTTGTTTGAGCACTATGTGACCAGGCACAACATGCCCCTCAGTCAGGCAGAGGAGCACGTAAAATCGAAGCATTTTCCAGCGCCAAAAGAAGAAGAGGTCAAGGCAGTGTGCACGCTTGAGGATATGGAGTTGCTGATACCCACCGTACTTAGGCCGGAAGATTACGTACAGCCGCATCCGAATATTGATAACGACCAACTGCGAGACATTGATCACCAGCTGGCCGTCAGCATGGGTGAACCCGTACCAGCAGTGGACAGCCTCACTTCCACCCTGCCGCCGATGGATACGCCCAATGTTAGCATCGGCACCGAGTACCTTGTCCTTCCCGATGGTTCGCTGCAGCAGGTTAACGGAAGCG GCGTGGTCATCGAGTATATTGACGATAGCAAGCCGAATAGTTCCGGCAACGTCAATATAAGTCTACAAAATCTCCTGTCCAGCCATAATGATCCGATGGAAATCGATGTCAACGAATTGATCGTGGAGGAAACGATGCCACAGATAAGAA TCAAGCCAAAACCAGCCGTTATCGGAACATCCATTCACAAGCACAAGTGCAAATTGTGTCCGAAAACATTTTCCACTGTAGCGCGTCTAAAATCTCATCAGTTGACTCACAACA CTCTTCCCAAATTCTTCTGCGACCAATGCGACTTTTACTCGTTGCGCAGCGCCGATCTAATACAGCATTACAAGATGGTCCACCATCGGTTTAATGAAAATGGCAAGGCCGGCAAGGAACAGGCGCAAGTTGCAGAGTCTCGTGTCTACTCGTGCGACATGTGCCTGTTCGAGACGTCCACCGTTAGCCAGTTGCGAATCCACTACAAGGAGCGGCACACGGTCCAGCCCACGGAGGTGCAACTGCGTCCCAGTTGGACGGGCGAGTCAACGACAACGAGAGGCGTTCCCGCCAAGCAGCAGACTCCGGCCAAGATATCAAATCACACCGACATCCCATTGGGCATTAAAT ATCCGCCTGGTGTTTTGGAAACGCAAGCGGCAGTGCAGCAACCGGTGGTACATCAACAAATGCATGACCCAGTGCAACAAACGGAGCCGATGGCCACCACATCGACGACCATCACCGAATCGGGCGACATCAACGTAGTGGTGGATGCGACGCCGCTCTTCTATGCGGCAACCTCCAACTCTCTGTTAGCGACAAACCCGACGCCAGTGACAACGGTGGAGGAAACCACCGGTGCGGCCAGCAATCATGCATTTGGAATCTTTCCCGAAATCTCAGAGAGCAATCTGCCCGTGAACGAAGCCGTACCTCAGGCACCAGCCAATACATCTAACATTTCGATGTTTGGCGACATGCAGGACTTCATTGACAACACCGATGTGGCTGCCATATGCACAATTCCCGCGGATGATATGCCCGTTGTGGATGGTGACGACATTGTGATTGATAATAACAATATCAGTCTGGACTTTGATGCCGAGAATTTGTTCGAAGActtcgaggaggaggaggatacTGTGGCCGACGAAGAAGACGAGGCCGACAATGAAGACGAGAATGACAACAATGATGCTGCCACGGATCAGAATCTGCTGCTGACCAGCGACGATGATGATGTGGATGACTTTGATGACGAGCAATCGAAGCATCTGCAGAAGCCCTACTGCATTTACTGCAATAAGAAGTTTACCAGTCAGTATAAATTCGAGAACCACATGTTCGTTCATCGGG GTCTGGCTCCCTATCGCTGCGAGCTCTGCACCAACCTCTACAACATGAAGCGATTGCTGATCAGGCACTATAAAACTGTGCACAAGCGAATGCCCACGAGGGACATGGTCCAGGCGAAGGGCGATAAGGTTTCCGTAGCCCGCACCAATATCGAAAAACTGTATCCTGGCAGGATAAAGA ATCCAATGCTTATGTGCGCAAAGTGTCCGTTTGAATGCGAATCGGATTCGGAGATGCGCAAGCATCTGAATGCCCACCATGGAATCAATGACGGAG TGTCCGAGCATGCAAACGAAGTGTTTATTATACGCA AATTACCATTTGAATGCCCGCGCTGCATTCGATCGTTTGCGGCCAAGACCACCCTTAGCCGCCACCTGCAGCGCAGTCATTTGGTAGACACAATTATAGAAATGCAAACGTCGCATTGCGGGGAAGCCAACACGACCACGATGGCCACATCCTCATCAACGATCCCTGGGCCCGTAAACTCGGTCACAGTGGATGGCCAACATAATGAGATGATGCAGACGGATGTTGGGGCGGAAAAGATGACGGAAGCTTTAGGCAATGGCGATGGCAATG AAGAAGCCGGCACAGATGAAGGATCAGGAGAAAACGCAGAACCGGCGGTGCCAGAGGAAGAACTAGATCCCGTAACATTGGACGCAGCCACAGCGGTGACTacaacagcaatagcagcagcaatatcagcggcagcagcagcggcagctaCTTCATTAGAATCACCCGTAGCAACTACAGCTTCATCGTCCACCACTCTTTttcccacacccacacccttTGATTTTGAATATGACATAATGAGGGACGAAGCCCAGCAATCGTCGCCCAATATCCATGACGTATCCAAAGCCCTCAGCGACAATGCCTCATCCAGCAGTCCAATTAATGAAAGCGATAAGCTGCTGTCCACCACTGCCTTGGAAACATCGCCAGCGAAGGGTTTACGCTCCAACAGCCGTCTGCATCGTTCTTCCCTTCACATGTGCAAGCTTTGTAACCAGACATTTGACGAGCTGGGCAAGTTGGTCAAGCATGAAATGGAGCTGCATTCCAATACGGAACGTTCGCGATGGGGCTATCAGCACAAGTGTGCCATCTGCAATACAACCTACCGCACGCTCACGTTGCTCAAGTTCCACATGAAGCGACACAGTAATAGAAAAACACAGTGCAAGCTGTGCCCCAAGACCTGTGTAACCATTGCAGAGCTCGAGCGGCACACGAAGGCCAAGCACAGCAAGGATAAGACGCTTCGGTGCTCTATGGATGGCTGCCGAAAGACTTTCGCCTTCAAACACCATTTGATACGCCATCAGAAGGCCTCTCATCTGAGCACGCGGTATATATGTCCCGTTTGCAATAAGGAGGAAAAGTCCAATGTGCATCTGAAAAATCACATGAGCGTGCACAAAGGTGAGATAACCTACAAGTGTCCCAAGTGCGATCGCTCCTATTTGCGGCGTGGCAG ACTCGTAACCCATGTACTCCTAATCCATAACTTGCAACTTACCACCGAAGAGTTGGAAAACGTCTCATCCCTGGCTAAGAACCAAGCCAAACCTAACGATCTTAAAGACGCTACGCCCGTGGAGCTCCTGGATGGCCGTAAGGATGCGAGCGGTGCAAGCGAAGAAAATGGGCAGTCCTGA
- the LOC117138371 gene encoding uncharacterized protein LOC117138371 isoform X2, translating into MALNKRKSPYSDPISGAEVDYKLSCRCCLKTNVEYVKLDSVSVARSLDPADATEKIPLLRCLLFCVSADNAPELPQHICIECSKSLQIAYYFLQNALRAHEILCRKLCPKVTRRLNGTFAHELEKPASAEPAQPLKTMRHECQVCGVVVYNRLELKQHIRQHAEGLSYNCKLCSFTSLKQRVLFEHYVTRHNMPLSQAEEHVKSKHFPAPKEEEVKAVCTLEDMELLIPTVLRPEDYVQPHPNIDNDQLRDIDHQLAVSMGEPVPAVDSLTSTLPPMDTPNVSIGTEYLVLPDGSLQQVNGSGVVIEYIDDSKPNSSGNVNISLQNLLSSHNDPMEIDVNELIVEETMPQIRIKPKPAVIGTSIHKHKCKLCPKTFSTVARLKSHQLTHNTLPKFFCDQCDFYSLRSADLIQHYKMVHHRFNENGKAGKEQAQVAESRVYSCDMCLFETSTVSQLRIHYKERHTVQPTEVQLRPSWTGESTTTRGVPAKQQTPAKISNHTDIPLGIKYPPGVLETQAAVQQPVVHQQMHDPVQQTEPMATTSTTITESGDINVVVDATPLFYAATSNSLLATNPTPVTTVEETTGAASNHAFGIFPEISESNLPVNEAVPQAPANTSNISMFGDMQDFIDNTDVAAICTIPADDMPVVDGDDIVIDNNNISLDFDAENLFEDFEEEEDTVADEEDEADNEDENDNNDAATDQNLLLTSDDDDVDDFDDEQSKHLQKPYCIYCNKKFTSQYKFENHMFVHRGLAPYRCELCTNLYNMKRLLIRHYKTVHKRMPTRDMVQAKGDKVSVARTNIEKLYPGRIKNPMLMCAKCPFECESDSEMRKHLNAHHGINDGVSEHANEVFIIRKLPFECPRCIRSFAAKTTLSRHLQRSHLVDTIIEMQTSHCGEANTTTMATSSSTIPGPVNSVTVDGQHNEMMQTDVGAEKMTEALGNGDGNEAGTDEGSGENAEPAVPEEELDPVTLDAATAVTTTAIAAAISAAAAAAATSLESPVATTASSSTTLFPTPTPFDFEYDIMRDEAQQSSPNIHDVSKALSDNASSSSPINESDKLLSTTALETSPAKGLRSNSRLHRSSLHMCKLCNQTFDELGKLVKHEMELHSNTERSRWGYQHKCAICNTTYRTLTLLKFHMKRHSNRKTQCKLCPKTCVTIAELERHTKAKHSKDKTLRCSMDGCRKTFAFKHHLIRHQKASHLSTRYICPVCNKEEKSNVHLKNHMSVHKGEITYKCPKCDRSYLRRGRLVTHVLLIHNLQLTTEELENVSSLAKNQAKPNDLKDATPVELLDGRKDASGASEENGQS; encoded by the exons ATGGCGCTGAACAAAAGGAAGAGCCCGTACTCGGACCCAATTTCGGGCGCCGAAGTGGACTACAAGTTGTCTTGTCGCTGCTGCTTGAAGACGAACGTGGAGTACGTCAAACTGGACTCGGTATCGGTGGCGCGTAGTCTGGACCCTGCGGACGCCACTGAGAAGATACCGCTCCTTCGCTGCCTGCTCTTCTGCGTGAGCGCCGATAATGCGCCGGAGCTGCCGCAGCACATCTGTATCGAGTGCAGCAAGAGCCTGCAGATAGCTTACTACTTCCTTCAGAATGCGCTGCGTGCCCACGAGATCCTGTGCCGGAAACTGTGTCCCAAGGTCACAAGGAGACTGAATGGCACTTTCGCTCACGAACTGGAAAAGCCAGCGTCTGCAGAG CCGGCACAGCCCCTAAAGACCATGCGGCACGAGTGTCAGGTCTGCGGAGTAGTGGTTTACAATCGCCTGGAGCTCAAGCAGCACATACGCCAGCATGCAG AGGGTCTTTCGTACAACTGCAAGTTGTGCAGCTTCACGTCGTTGAAACAACGCGTTTTGTTTGAGCACTATGTGACCAGGCACAACATGCCCCTCAGTCAGGCAGAGGAGCACGTAAAATCGAAGCATTTTCCAGCGCCAAAAGAAGAAGAGGTCAAGGCAGTGTGCACGCTTGAGGATATGGAGTTGCTGATACCCACCGTACTTAGGCCGGAAGATTACGTACAGCCGCATCCGAATATTGATAACGACCAACTGCGAGACATTGATCACCAGCTGGCCGTCAGCATGGGTGAACCCGTACCAGCAGTGGACAGCCTCACTTCCACCCTGCCGCCGATGGATACGCCCAATGTTAGCATCGGCACCGAGTACCTTGTCCTTCCCGATGGTTCGCTGCAGCAGGTTAACGGAAGCG GCGTGGTCATCGAGTATATTGACGATAGCAAGCCGAATAGTTCCGGCAACGTCAATATAAGTCTACAAAATCTCCTGTCCAGCCATAATGATCCGATGGAAATCGATGTCAACGAATTGATCGTGGAGGAAACGATGCCACAGATAAGAA TCAAGCCAAAACCAGCCGTTATCGGAACATCCATTCACAAGCACAAGTGCAAATTGTGTCCGAAAACATTTTCCACTGTAGCGCGTCTAAAATCTCATCAGTTGACTCACAACA CTCTTCCCAAATTCTTCTGCGACCAATGCGACTTTTACTCGTTGCGCAGCGCCGATCTAATACAGCATTACAAGATGGTCCACCATCGGTTTAATGAAAATGGCAAGGCCGGCAAGGAACAGGCGCAAGTTGCAGAGTCTCGTGTCTACTCGTGCGACATGTGCCTGTTCGAGACGTCCACCGTTAGCCAGTTGCGAATCCACTACAAGGAGCGGCACACGGTCCAGCCCACGGAGGTGCAACTGCGTCCCAGTTGGACGGGCGAGTCAACGACAACGAGAGGCGTTCCCGCCAAGCAGCAGACTCCGGCCAAGATATCAAATCACACCGACATCCCATTGGGCATTAAAT ATCCGCCTGGTGTTTTGGAAACGCAAGCGGCAGTGCAGCAACCGGTGGTACATCAACAAATGCATGACCCAGTGCAACAAACGGAGCCGATGGCCACCACATCGACGACCATCACCGAATCGGGCGACATCAACGTAGTGGTGGATGCGACGCCGCTCTTCTATGCGGCAACCTCCAACTCTCTGTTAGCGACAAACCCGACGCCAGTGACAACGGTGGAGGAAACCACCGGTGCGGCCAGCAATCATGCATTTGGAATCTTTCCCGAAATCTCAGAGAGCAATCTGCCCGTGAACGAAGCCGTACCTCAGGCACCAGCCAATACATCTAACATTTCGATGTTTGGCGACATGCAGGACTTCATTGACAACACCGATGTGGCTGCCATATGCACAATTCCCGCGGATGATATGCCCGTTGTGGATGGTGACGACATTGTGATTGATAATAACAATATCAGTCTGGACTTTGATGCCGAGAATTTGTTCGAAGActtcgaggaggaggaggatacTGTGGCCGACGAAGAAGACGAGGCCGACAATGAAGACGAGAATGACAACAATGATGCTGCCACGGATCAGAATCTGCTGCTGACCAGCGACGATGATGATGTGGATGACTTTGATGACGAGCAATCGAAGCATCTGCAGAAGCCCTACTGCATTTACTGCAATAAGAAGTTTACCAGTCAGTATAAATTCGAGAACCACATGTTCGTTCATCGGG GTCTGGCTCCCTATCGCTGCGAGCTCTGCACCAACCTCTACAACATGAAGCGATTGCTGATCAGGCACTATAAAACTGTGCACAAGCGAATGCCCACGAGGGACATGGTCCAGGCGAAGGGCGATAAGGTTTCCGTAGCCCGCACCAATATCGAAAAACTGTATCCTGGCAGGATAAAGA ATCCAATGCTTATGTGCGCAAAGTGTCCGTTTGAATGCGAATCGGATTCGGAGATGCGCAAGCATCTGAATGCCCACCATGGAATCAATGACGGAG TGTCCGAGCATGCAAACGAAGTGTTTATTATACGCA AATTACCATTTGAATGCCCGCGCTGCATTCGATCGTTTGCGGCCAAGACCACCCTTAGCCGCCACCTGCAGCGCAGTCATTTGGTAGACACAATTATAGAAATGCAAACGTCGCATTGCGGGGAAGCCAACACGACCACGATGGCCACATCCTCATCAACGATCCCTGGGCCCGTAAACTCGGTCACAGTGGATGGCCAACATAATGAGATGATGCAGACGGATGTTGGGGCGGAAAAGATGACGGAAGCTTTAGGCAATGGCGATGGCAATG AAGCCGGCACAGATGAAGGATCAGGAGAAAACGCAGAACCGGCGGTGCCAGAGGAAGAACTAGATCCCGTAACATTGGACGCAGCCACAGCGGTGACTacaacagcaatagcagcagcaatatcagcggcagcagcagcggcagctaCTTCATTAGAATCACCCGTAGCAACTACAGCTTCATCGTCCACCACTCTTTttcccacacccacacccttTGATTTTGAATATGACATAATGAGGGACGAAGCCCAGCAATCGTCGCCCAATATCCATGACGTATCCAAAGCCCTCAGCGACAATGCCTCATCCAGCAGTCCAATTAATGAAAGCGATAAGCTGCTGTCCACCACTGCCTTGGAAACATCGCCAGCGAAGGGTTTACGCTCCAACAGCCGTCTGCATCGTTCTTCCCTTCACATGTGCAAGCTTTGTAACCAGACATTTGACGAGCTGGGCAAGTTGGTCAAGCATGAAATGGAGCTGCATTCCAATACGGAACGTTCGCGATGGGGCTATCAGCACAAGTGTGCCATCTGCAATACAACCTACCGCACGCTCACGTTGCTCAAGTTCCACATGAAGCGACACAGTAATAGAAAAACACAGTGCAAGCTGTGCCCCAAGACCTGTGTAACCATTGCAGAGCTCGAGCGGCACACGAAGGCCAAGCACAGCAAGGATAAGACGCTTCGGTGCTCTATGGATGGCTGCCGAAAGACTTTCGCCTTCAAACACCATTTGATACGCCATCAGAAGGCCTCTCATCTGAGCACGCGGTATATATGTCCCGTTTGCAATAAGGAGGAAAAGTCCAATGTGCATCTGAAAAATCACATGAGCGTGCACAAAGGTGAGATAACCTACAAGTGTCCCAAGTGCGATCGCTCCTATTTGCGGCGTGGCAG ACTCGTAACCCATGTACTCCTAATCCATAACTTGCAACTTACCACCGAAGAGTTGGAAAACGTCTCATCCCTGGCTAAGAACCAAGCCAAACCTAACGATCTTAAAGACGCTACGCCCGTGGAGCTCCTGGATGGCCGTAAGGATGCGAGCGGTGCAAGCGAAGAAAATGGGCAGTCCTGA
- the LOC117138373 gene encoding major centromere autoantigen B produces the protein MPSGRVRKPRTSLTLEEKMEVIQSQERNKLSVRDLAKRFNIGKTQAADILKHKQSIKEGLLSGELKLNQMRRNPLTQRGAQIDEMCFDWFSRVRTENIPISGEMVRKKAKQIALELGHSNFSASSGWLEKWRKRHNIRYNDTGDSLDLQEFEAILVKSEPISNKDDCDEPYPVTLIEPIYSTEEAMMQLARLKEFAKDDYASYQQLLSLENQWSWKWNTFKKELP, from the exons ATGCCATCGGGAAGAGTCAGAAAACCTAGAACATCGCTCACTTTGGAAGAGAAAATGGAGGTAATCCAGTCCCAGGAGCGAAACAAGCTATCGGTTCGGGATCTGGCCAAGAG ATTTAACATTGGGAAGACACAGGCAGCAGACATTTTAAAGCACAAACAGTCGATCAAAGAGGGTCTGTTGAGCGGAGAACTAAAGTTGAACCAGATGCGGAGGAATCCCCTCACTCAGCGGGGCGCCCAGATCGATGAGATGTGCTTCGATTGGTTCTCGCGTGTCCGTACCGAGAATATACCCATATCGGGGGAAATGGTGCGGAAAAAGGCCAAGCAGATAGCGTTGGAGCTGGGCCACTCCAATTTCTCTGCCTCCTCCGGATGGCTGGAGAAATGGCGGAAGCGACACAACATCCGATACAATGACACCGGTGACAGCCTGGATCTGCAGGAGTTCGAGGCCATTCTGGTGAAGAGCGAACCCATCTCGAATAAGGACGATTGTGATGAGCCATATCCCGTGACGCTGATCGAGCCTATCTATTCCACCGAAGAGGCCATGATGCAGCTGGCCCGCCTGAAGGAGTTCGCAAAGGATGACTATGCTTCCTACCAGCAGTTGCTTAGCCTGGAAAATCAATGGAGCTGGAAGTGGAACACCTTTAAAAAGGAGCTTCCTTGA
- the LOC117137801 gene encoding INO80 complex subunit E, with translation MLDGWYCRSLANQEDGAIKDEPPSDDEPAQPARDRVPPISRGAAPASSSSVSAGLGAGETDFKERYKNLKKKLKFLIYENEYFQDLLHTNQRRLLKVSRDRTFLLDRLLVYEKPAKDSSDSDATDSSDSEPASTSGAAGGSQTSKEAIRRKHKDKGAPGIPGVPPHMPTVGAPRGRRRKILTGMLPANHGIPAIAAKKQLTATVSPSQQPPQLAPKDVSPGLSQAEIARQLQERRPTPLELMSPECTSATVPTTMLSDESPSKCYPNESLQHLMEDDSHSHEVAAEECVPMEYTS, from the exons ATGCTAGACGGTTGGTACTGCAGATCCCTGGCCAACCAGGAGGATGGCGCCATAAAGGACGAGCCGCCGAGCGACGACGAGCCCGCACAGCCCGCCAGAGATCGCGTCCCGCCAATTTCCCGCGGAGCAGCGCCCGCTAGCTCATCCTCCGTTTCCGCGGGCCTGGGAGCAGGCGAGACTGACTTCAAGGAGCGCTATAAGAACCTCAAGAAGAAGCTGAAGTTCCTCATCTAT GAGAACGAGTACTTCCAGGATCTGTTGCACACCAACCAGCGGCGTCTGCTGAAGGTTTCCCGGGATCGCACCTTCCTGCTGGACCGCCTGCTGGTGTACGAGAAGCCGGCCAAGGACTCTAGCGACTCGGATGCCACAGACAGCTCCGATTCGGAGCCAGCATCAACGTCCGGCGCCGCCGGCGGATCTCAGACATCCAAGGAAGCCATTCGGCGCAAGCACAAAGACAAGGGGGCACCGGGAATTCCAGGTGTGCCTCCGCACATGCCCACAGTGGGCGCCCCACGAGGTCGAAGACGGAAAATCCTAACCGGAATGTTGCCCGCGAACCATGGAATCCCAGCAATCGCTGCCAAAAAGCAACTTACCGCCACGGTTTCACCTTCGCAGCAGCCACCGCAACTTGCTCCAAAGGATGTTTCGCCCGGCCTCAGCCAAGCGGAGATTGCCCGCCAGCTGCAGGAGCGACGACCCACTCCGTTGGAGCTAATGAGTCCGGAGTGCACTTCAGCCACCGTGCCCACAACGATGCTCAGCGATGAGAGCCCCTCTAAGTG TTATCCCAATGAGAGCCTGCAGCATCTGATGGAGGACGACTCACACTCGCACGAGGTGGCCGCCGAGGAGTGCGTGCCCATGGAGTACACAAGCTAA